TTCAAGGTAAAGTTATAGACATGTGTCTCATTTGAATATCAAGAATGGCCTTAAATTGATTTGGGGAGGATTCCTGTTGTTTAGATATGAATCTTGAGGCAGATGGCGAGCACGTGAAGAGGAGGCGAGGGAGAGGCGAGAGCCTCTCCCTCGCCCCGTTTGGCCTGGCTTCCTACAAGCTGCAGGGGGGCGTTTGGGTCTCGGACAAGATGGGCCGGGACAGGGAGAGGCTGGTGTCTCTGGTGGGCGTGGCCGACTCGTGGCTGAAGCAGCTGCGCGTCCAGCACCACGACTTCGACTACTTCAGGGGCATCCGGCATGGCTAGGGCGCGTTAGGTCGAGAAATGGTTCTTGCTGAGCCATTCTGCCTGGTCCTGGGGGGTTTGACCAAAGACGCCCCCGTGGCAACATAGTTTTAGACCCACCCCATGGGGCCGTGGAGTCGGGTTTTCGTCTTAGAACATgtttttcaaagaaaaaaaatggaccaagagagggagaggagaAGTTGTTTGAGGGTTTACACCTTGTGTAATACTTGAAAATGTGTTCAATTCCTTGATGTTTGGTATGCTGTGAAAGGGCCTTTTAGAATTAGAGGTGCTTTGATGCTAACATAGTAGGATTTGCacctttttttaatgtacCATGACTTACATTGCTCCTTTTTGCTTGTTCTATACTTCGTGCACACGCACATTATCACGTCATGTTTTTTCAGGGATATTCGAGCGGTTCTCGCCTCGTTCAACAGGCTGTGTTATCGCGACAGGCCCATCGGGACGAAGGGAGAATTCGGGTTGGGCTGGGGTAAGAAAAAATAAGCTTGGTCCAGTCCAACTCAAAAttagattgattttttaagatattgtggaaaataaattttactcctCTAGATATCATTGGTAGTAGACTAGACCAATACTAATATCTCGATCAAATTAGTATAGCCcgaaaaataatgatgaagattaaagtagtagtattgaTATTTAAGGCATAAAATCAAGCTGATTTCTGGGATGAAATTAAGTCATTGGAATTGGGGGATATTGGAGTAACTTTAACCATCAATTGAATGCAATAATATAGCAAAATCTATATTTGATCTAATAAACCAAATGTGTTTGTTTTACAAATTAAGTCTTTGTAGGTTAGTGCTAATCAGGCCTAGCATTTtgagtaatttaatttgaacattagcaattttttaattctttcgCTACTAGAGATCTTGTGCATAATCATGCTAGACCAGACGCAATGGTCATATAAATAGTCAtctaaattacaaatttagataaatttgcATGAGGAAACAATCtagaaaaccaaaatttgtgatttaatattccattttcaAACCATATAATGCGACCATCCAGAATGTTACCAAACTTCGTGATTTAACTATTGAATCCGCTGTATAATCaaactaaaacaaacataaaaatcgTCACCTCCGCGATTCGAACTCGagtaaatttcatttctttaaaGTTCAATAAATCACACACCAAATCTCTCCCAAAGAACAACATAATGCATCCTTACAAAACCCTCTCACAACTCAAAATAATAAGACACATCACTCGATATGATTTTCATCATCTTGTTAGGACCCAAGTTATCAACCAACATAGAAGAGTTGACATAAACCTTAAACTCCCTCAAGGGGATCCCCTCCACCACAACCCTAATCGGCATCGTCACCTTCACCACCAACGGGACGGGCCTGTGGCTCTTCTGGTTCTCCTGCAGAGCCGCCTGGAGTCCTGGCCCCACCCGGCCCTTCCCCACCATGTCCACCCGGATATTCGTCACGTTCCTATTCCCCTGGCGAAAGTGCGGGGGGCGGCCCATGCATATCACGTCTGTTTCGTTGAATACCACGTTGACCTGCCCGTTCTCGCCATAGATGAACCCTATGTCGGAATTAGGGTTTGAGGCCCTGACGGTGGCGACGATGTTGGTGTCGAGGGTGAGGTCGGGGAGCATGGAGAAGGTGCGGACGTCGAGGCTGTGGACCTCGTAGGTGGGGACTTGGGGGACGTAGAGGGCGTAGTAGTAGGAGGCGGTGAGGGCGAgggcgaggaggaggaggaagaggaggcagcagcagcagccgaTGCATTTCATGCAGCTACCACACATTGTGATGAGATGAGATGGATTGGTGGGCTTCAAATCGAAGAAGATGGAATGAGGGTTTTTTTCTAGCATATCTAGAGACAAAGGGAGAGGGCTTTCAAAGTGTGGGATTGTGCGCTTGTTTAGGTGCTTTGTGTGGTTTTGTGATTTCAATATATGGCTACCTCAAATCTAGGTACTTGTCATAGAAGAATTGGAGcttatgaaaataattggtTTTTTTTACTTGAGTGGGGactatgaaaaaattgaaatcgatAGGAGCTTTATTGAGACTAAATATGGCtgtatagggatgtattcataatCTAACGTTAAATATATGGAAGACATAAAATGCTTGTCAGTCTATTGGATTTTGTGATCTGACGGTTGgattaatgtcacgtgtcatCTACTGATGTAGATTTTGAGCCTAATAATGTACCTCTGATAATACTGTaacattttagtttaataacgTATGctagactaataatgtacctcgtctaataatgtttatttttagtctaataatgtagctcggctGTTATTATTACAACCAACCAATTTCAGTATCCAAAGGTTGTGATTTGTATTGTGTTTTACACTGATAATACACCCCagagtatattaaaataatagtataccacgtgtttaatattttgatttagaaTCTTGATAGTGAACGAATGGAGTAAAAATATTGACAATTAGTTGTTGTCTAGTAGTAGAACTATTTTCCTAGAGAAATTTGTCATGTACCAAAATGCTCGTTTTCTCGAGTCATTGATTTCTCTAATGATCAATCTCAATTAAAttctcaaattaataaaatatgaatgatgTGAACAAAAAGAGTGATTACTAATTCAGAAACTTAccaaaagataaattaatttttgtagcatacaaaattttaaaaataggacttAGTTATGGTGGGAGTAATATTTGCTACgtcttgaaaaataaatcaaattaaaatacttaaaatcagattttagaaatttaaatatgatttgTTATGGCGCGGTTTTGCTTAAGCTTTCCAATTCCATCAATGGCGCCAATTTTCCCGCCACATTCCTGACTCACGCCCTACAAAATTCACGCCCCTtcaatcacaaattcacaatccAATCTCACAGATAAACCTCCGCCGAAGCCGAAATGGTTGTTGCATTAGGTCCGGGGAAATTCTACGGCGTCGCCCTGCCGCGGCCGCGCCTCCACACCGACGCCAAGCTCAGTGACGAGAGAGTCGATCCGCCGCCCTCCGTCACGGATCCGCTCATCTCGTGGGCGCGCGAGGCCCACTGGTCCATGGGCGGCCTCAGCGTCCATCGCCGCCGCCTCCAGGGCCGCATCGAGGGCAGCGTCGAGCGCCTCCGAGCTCAGCGGGACCAGATCTCCACCAGATCCCCAATTCCGACGAAATCGGGGACAAAATCAGCCGAGATCGGCGCATCGCCGTCTCCGCCGCGCGCTCCGGCGGCGATTAAGCGCCGCCGCGTCGTCGGATTGACGGATGGAGACGAGGAAGAGGTGATCGCGGCGGTGAAGAGAGGCTTGGTGAGGAAATTGGGGGATGATTTTGAACGAGTGGCGAGGGAGAGCGAAATCGGAAGCGCGGAGAGAATTAGCTCCGgtgaaggaaagaagaaattggTTAAGGGAGGGGCTGCCGCCTCGGGAATCAGAAGATCGCCGCGGTTGTCGAAGATGCGGTGATTGAGTTTGCGGCGAAGGTGTTCGACGATTTGTCACAGTGAAATTAGGAttagatttttgttttcttatttattgaatttcgAGTGTTTAAATCTGCAATTAATTACTAGCTGTGTAACGTATAGCTGTAATTTGAAGTAAATTggtttatttgaaaaaaaaaatgttgattatTTGTAATCTGTTTTGCAATCTCATGATTTGATTATTAGGATGGAGTATAATGATGAATATTCAAAGTATCTGCAAAATGTAATTATTAACAAATCTTATTAACAAAATGCAAAATGTTGATTATAAggatgaagtaaaaaaataagggaaaataattttttttggtttaatcaCACAGGTGTACCGAACCTGTCTTTTTGGCGGAATCCGACTAATCTGCTCGACTGGGCTTGCAGATTAAGGCcgaaactaattaattattcattgcCCTACACGTTTGCTGGATTAGAGTGGCAATTaagaatatttaatactacactttttattttgttttatagatTAAACTTACTTAATTTTGAATCATGGTTAAAAAGTAGGGGAAGTATTTATTGATTAGGCCTAAAGGTCCAAAAACTACAATACATTGGGCCTGGGCCTATGTATAAATTGttggtttttaaaaatttggacATACCCTACTTACTACTACTATCtgattaaaattatctttCATAGTATATGATCTAtgaatctattttattcattttctttaatatgatattttttcttttttttctttttaaacaGTGTAAACATGATGTTGTTTAAGcttcttttttggaaaaaatataaacttacTTTGACATGTCTCGTTCCATCAATTTTAGTGATCGAACTAAATAAGTTTCTGATTTTAATGGGCTGACAATAAAGTCGATCAATCCTTTGAACTATTGCTCTGCCAGTGTGGATGTTCGTATGGATAAATTAAGTGTGACTTgtgaatcaataaaaaaaatcttattttttatttgaaatgtttCAGTTGTAACTACCAAAATTCTTCTCaatgatatttttgtaaatattacTGTAGTTCTTACTTTACtgcaataaaattttagaaacatAGATTTCACTTAGTACAGTTGGAAATTGAATAGATAGGCCAACCactaagttacttttgcttgtCGGTGGCCATCTCATTTGTATTTCTCATCTCAGTTAAATATTACTCATAATTAGATAAGTTACccgtaaaatataaatttattactaatagTTCAGCAAAAATGTGTTCAAGTGTTAtcatacatattttaaattaattcgaATGAGCCTCAAAATCATGTTActatttgatataaaatttttatatcatatcttttttattgctacaataatataataaatataaaattaatttttaattatattcaattaattcaaaaacttAAGAATATTATGTGCATGTTTAGTTTATATACgtttatcttttctcttttactatttCGATTTGTATGTAACGCTGCCGACATTGGGTTTGAGAAACTTGCATTTGAAATGGATATTATACTAACATTTTAAGACAAGAAGCACTCGTGTGCGCTGCACGTGTGAACAATagaatctaaaaataaatggataaTTGAAAGTTGCAGTTAATTTCTTGTCGAGGGAGCTTCTTCATTATTGATGTTTACATGTCATAAAtaaactactactataataataaattattatgtgTACACGTTTTTATTATCTAGCATttcaaaatggtaaaataaagttatagaGCCAGTCGTTAGTATTGATTGGAGTACTAATTTGAAGCAGCCATCACCAATAATAAtgtttccaattttatttaatcttttcaattatttatttgcgTGAAATTAAtcacattctattattatgtttcagtatggatataaattttgattaatattatCGTCGTATGTTTAGGACCTACCACAAatcaatatagtattatttaataaaagtaaacggaaaatatgtataaatttgATCATATCGATCTTGCTAAtgattaacaattttttatatttaaaaaaggaaagtttaGACAATTAAAGATTCTATATGCACGATATTGACCAAAGCTATCGTAATTATAGCTAGCTTTACAGGcaaaatttgaactttttttttttattgttgtttctACAATCTTTATATCTTCGTGTCACgcgaaaaaaatatattggaaATTTGATAAGTGGTTaagagaatataaatatttcatatgtATATTTGTAGTACTATAAGTATAtctcaataataaaatataaaaaaaatacttttaaaaaGGCACCTAAATGTTTGTCTAAATATCATGATCCGAATTCCGGTGGTTTCTtggttgtaattttatttataaaaggAATCTAATTTGTTGATTAGTATGTCATGTATTGCACAAATTCTCACCACCCAcgaatcaaaaaaaaaaaactatttttgtttttcacgcataaaataatactactagtactagcTAACACAACCATCATTTTAAAACACaagttttgaatatttaaaaagatttGAGCAATCTAACTCAATAATTCTCATTAACCAACAAATAATTCTCAATAATTCTTATTAACCAACAAATGACAGTTCAGAAATACATTGCTCGCTAGTCTTGTGGATCAGAAGAAGACgaaaagtatttattattttaaattatcacTACATTCTATCCACTTTGTGATGCATAATAGACTAGTCCATATTGTCACAATTCTCAAGTATCAATCCATGAATTAATCTTTTCTCCTATAAGTTTCTAATTCTCTGTGGTATTTTCCTAGAACTAACCATTACCTACATATAATCCCAATAATACCATtccaaatttacaaattataaaaaaataattgttttataCTACAATCTACATGCCATGATGAAATAAATCACGAAATATAATAGTAGGAGTATCATTTAACAATAGAACCATATAACCAATTAATCTACAAACAAAGTTCCAACAAAAGAACTAATAGAAGCAAATTaagacaaaaagaaaaaagcatACAAAATAAACTTGTCCTCGTTATAGACAAAAAATCATGGTCCATCATTTACTCCCCATGTCAAAGAAGTGagtgagtatattttttttcttatgaaCCCAACTTGGCTAGTATTCTTGAAGAACACACTGTCAGTCTCACTCAGTTTACCACCAAACATGTTATGAATAATGATGaatattttcatcaacttGAAATTGTTTAAAAACAAAGCAAAGATCCAGACAAAAAAGAGATTTATCTTTTGTTGAATGATGAAAGTGATTATATTAAGTTTACTACCTAGTTTAGCACTAATGCACATGAGCATAatactcaaaatcaaattgtTTATGATGTCTTAATTTGAAATTCTCAAAAAAGTCATCATGTGATGAGACATTGGTGAATGAGTGAATcccatattttaaaatatacactGATTCAGAGATGGATTAAATAATCATCACTGCAGTATGcgacaataaaaaaatagtgaagaGCAAACTATGTATCCTATCAAATTTATAGGTACATTTCTTACTATGTGTGGACAGTGTGGTTgtcttttgtttaattttgtgttgattgtAATTTACTTAAGAACCCATTTAATTAATGTCCAATTTAAGATCATCAAATAGTTTTAGTAAGTGTTTTTGATGTCATATCATAAGTTTGAAATTCGAATTCTACCAATGCCTTTGAATTCAAggtcttttatatttttaaatgtcaaaaaattccttagtcaaattttaattaatctcgCTAACTTTATAAATCAGGTTGATAATATGAGGTTTGAATTCATTCACAATTATCTAGtcatttaatatgatatattgttgatatttttcaattaattaacatttttttctttataaataaacTAGTACATATTTATAACTCATCGACGAAGAcgttatttataattttgcaaCTGTCATATCAAACACCATTTCATACTATATGgtgttttcatttgatttacGAAATTACAAGATGGACTGAAAATTGACGAAActtcattgtttttttaaaaaaaataattttccctttaaaaattaaagaataagaTAAAAGAGCAAAGGTTATTtattcacatttatttttatttttatttttatttttatttttatttttatttttatttaagagcaAAGGTTGGATAGAAAAGATGTGACAATGGTAACAAGGCCTAATTGAGAAATGGcccattttaatatttttgcttattttgattttggtagGATGACTGTATAATCATTGTTAAATCTCTCAAGAAAAGTCTGAAATTATGATCCCAGATCTAATGAGGTAAATGCATTTGATACCAACATTCCACCGTCGTCTTcattaaagattttatttttcttaatttcttacCACTTTTGTATTGTACCTTTTCCCCAATTTTCTCATAAACCATCAACTACTAAGGAAATAgataaacacacacacaaacacagagTGCTCTGTTTTTTTCTGCATCAAGTCTCATGATTCAGTTTATTTTTTGGGGTAACTGAAATTTGAAGGCTCATTGATGTCTGATTGGACTTTGGCTGATTCTTGAAATACCCTTTTGCAGAAGGGGATCTGGGCCGACATCAAAACCTCTTCTTGTCTTCACCAAGAAGCTAAAGAATCAGTGAGGATAGATTCAAAGCATCGATAAATTCTCAATTGCTAGCGATTTTGTATGGTAGTGGATGGGGAGGAGACTCTGATTCTTGATTTGCTGTTTAAAAATTCGATCTTGAGcttctttcttgttttgggAGTGTCGGTGTTGATGGTTAAGAGCAAGGCGTTTGGTGGGAATGGGGTGCTTTACCCCATTGTCGGCTTTGTGTCGTGTGTGGCCTTCGTATACTTGTCATTTGGGGATTTGTGGATGAATATTCATGTGGATACGACGAAATTGAGCTTTGTGGAGAGGAATGGGACTCAGTTCGTAGTCGATGGCAGGCCGTTCTATTTCAATGGGTGGAATTCTTACTGGATGATGGATCATGCTGCTGATGCATTCAGGAGGGGGAAGGTTAGGGAAATGCTGCAGACTGGTGCAAGAATGGGGCTCACTGTGTGCAGGACTTGGGCTTTCAATGATGGGGAATACAATGCTCTCCAAATCACCCCCGGTCGATTCGATGAGAGAGTGTTTAGGGTACGTCTCGTGTTTGTTTGTTGATCTAGTGTTGGGTTGCTGCTGTTGTTGTTTTCTTGGTAACTGGATTTGAGCATTGGCTGTTGTTGATGATTATCTTGATTACTGAATGGAGCTTCGTTTGTGCATAGTTTAGACTCGTATAATGATTATGATGTGTAGTAAGCAGGGTGTGAATCTTGGTATCTTGATGATTGAGGATTGTCTAATGCAGTGGTTCTAGCCTTTATCTTGATGACTTGATTATTTTGTCGGGCTTCGGTTgcaaatatgtttatatttatattgattctTAAATGGAGCTTCATTTTGTGAATAGTTTATACTCGTATCATGCATTTGTCTAATGCATTGTGGTTATAATCTTTTATGGCTTGATTGTTTTTTGTGGAGCTTCGGTTGCAAATAATTTATACCTTATGCTAGTATAACTATTGTATCGTTAGGATTAGGATTGCGTAGTTCCCTTGGTTTAAGTTTATACTTTTCCTGTTTGAGTTTTTGCTTTGTTCTTCCTTGGAAACtttcattattcatttaaagTCGAAGAAAATTAGGCAGCGGAATATGGAATTTGTCAATCATGCACTTGAATTAGTTGCCAATCATATTTGTTCACTGATCTTCATTCAAATCTATGATAATGTCCCACTGTATATTTAGTATGCTGTTTCTATtcccacttttctttctattaacCTTTTCTCGTTAGTATGATCTGATGAGTTTATATATTATTGCAGGCCTTAGATTATGTTATCGCAGAATCTAGAAGATACGGTATAAGGCTGATGCTGTGCTTGGTAAATAACTTGCAAGCTTACGGTGGAAAGACGCAATATGTCAAGTGGGCGTGGGAAGAAGGCGTTGGTTTGAGTTCTTCTAATGATTCGTTCTTTTATGACCCATCTATCCGCCGCTACTTCAAGCATTATGTTAAGGTATTCTTGCTGTTTTAGCTCCTATTTTTGTGTCTAAGCTTCGAGGATATGATCACTAATTCATTAATGGATTTTGTCTCGTACCCTTTGAGAATGataacaaattaacaatttacCGGTGTCATGAATTAATCGAAAGTGGCCCCACTTTATCAAAATGTGGCTGTGTATGTTAAACATCTACTGTTGTATCGTTGTGAGTACATTATGCATCTGGGGTCAATGTTTCTTATCTCTTTGATTGGAAAAGCAAATTGAGATTAGGTGCTTAGGTGATCGTTCCTCGCACACATAGATGTAGTTAGGTTTTTGACGTAGGCGTCTTCCTTGTTGGCAATAAAAGCAAATTGAAAGCGAAAGAACACATTGGAGACCTTTGCTCGTTTGAGATTAGGTGCTTAGGTGATTGTTCCTCATACACAGATGTAAATGAGTTATTGGTGGAGACGTCTTCCTTTCTGGTTGCCAAAGAGATATAAAATTCGATGCAGCTTCTcttatatctatattttcaaaacaatgAAACATCGGTTAATAACACTTTgaatttctcttttctttgcAGACTGTTCTAACCAGGAGGAACACATTAACCGGAGTCGAGTATAGGGACGATCCAACTATCTTTGGGTGGGAGTTGATCAATGAACCCCGCTGTATGACTGACAAATCCGGTGATACACTACAGGTAAACTGCAAATTTCTCGTCATACTCAAACCAACGTAGAGTTGAGCTTCAGTGTGGTAAAAACTGTATTCTCGTATAACTGCAGGACTGGATAGAAGAAATGTCGACTTTTATTAAGGAAATCGACCGGAACCATCTGCTTACCGTGGGGCTAGAAGGATTCTATGGACCTAAAAGTCCGAAAAGATTGACTGTCAATCCCGAGATCTGGGCATCTGATGTGGGAACTGATTTCATTCGCAATTCAAAGATCTCGACAGTCGACTTTGCATCGGTTCATATCTACCCTGATCACTGGTGAGCTTCCTATCTATATGTTCGCCAAACCTCTTCTCCGAACCAAGCCAGGAATCATATATCTCAATTCTTGACACgtttcaaaaccaaaaccgcAAATCTTGAATGCTCGGCTTTGtaatgttttttgttttctgaATATCCGATCTGATAAAGAGTATCTTAGAACTAAAACCGTGAATCTTGAAACTCGATTTTGTCGTGTATGAGTGATTTGGGGTTCATGTTTGataaaaatgtactactagGATTAGGCTTCGTTGATTGCTAATTTTGTTCGaaaatcatattttgaaaTCCCGGCTTGCATTGTCCCCAGACGTAGTTTGATATCGTATCACTcgtttatatttatttcctaaCAGATAACTTTGGCAGGACACACAACCCCGATTTTGAATACAAGCTGAAGTTCGTGGCCAAGTGGATGATCTCCCACATTGAAGACGGCGACAAGGAGCTGAAAAAGCCCGTGATGTTCACAGAGTTCGGGCTTTCCACTGAGAACGCGGACTTCAGCCCTGCTCAGCGCGAGAGGTTCTACAAAGTGATTCTCGACATCATGTACAAGTCCGCAGTGAGGAACAAGTCGGGTGCAGGATCTCTCGTGTGGCAGTTCCTGGTCGAAGGGATGGAGGAGTCCAACGACGACTTTGGGATCATCCCGTGGAAGAGGCAGTCGACGTATCAGCTCTTCACCGAGCAGTCGTGCAAGCTCGCACGAGTTCAAGGTGCACTCTCTacacaaataaattacttGAGAAAACTGTGCTCTTCTCTCTAAAGTGAGTTTCTTCCCTttgatctgttttttttttcatcttttgttTGTCACACATATAggtgtataattttattaatggaAAACATTAGTTTTTTggtgcatatatttttatgtatttttttttttgtttaattgagATAgacaactttactttcctgaCAAACCTTTAAGCCTTTAGATGTGattattgtttgattttttttatatatagaaattagAAAGAGTGTTTGATAAATtagtttctaaaatttagATGATTATTGTAATGAAATGCTCAAATTGAGGAAAATCAAAGTCAATAATGTGAAGCTTCAATGGGCTAATAACTGAAAAATACACTTGGGTcccaaattcaattttttaccatcaattttacatatggtgtatcaaaaattaaatcctATTACTATATGGCATGTCTAgtgataattttatatattaagacaatatcttaaaataattatccTTTATTAGAATAaggaaattaaattgtgaatcGATCAAAATCAATCAACCACGCGGGAGTAAAGGATACGGTTGACAAAAGCTACAACctacatttaataaaattaaatgccaACAAAAAATCTATCGACAATTATTAGAATCATTGTAACTTATGTGAGGAATAATGCCAAAccacacaaaattaaaaagagagTTATTTTTATAGCAATGTAGGGTTCGAGCTAGAGAAATTGATTCTATGTTGTACTTGGATTCTTGGTCGTTCATTGAATAAACGTCTACTATTTGTTCGTGGGTGTAGATCTCGCAAGGGATCGAATTACACACTTCTGTGTGTCATTTAAAATCGATAAAATTGTTATTTGAAGGCAATTGCCCCTCCTCACCCCCACAAATCCTACTATTTTTTGGTacaaatttccaaatatatattaatttcttcaCTAAATATCCCCTTATtacaattcataaaattacCTTGGATATAATTTTGCTCCCTTTGGCATGATTTTCTGGGTACGCCCCTagttattttatactatatttatagatttgaaaatttcaaatattgatACTTAACATTAAATGTCAAATTTGTACGGCAAAGCATAAGTTGAAGTTTGATTccttgataaaaaaaacaaagccATGTTTCCAATGTtgatttataatactaaaaacacCAGGGGAAGAAAATTTAcaagataataataatgagGCTTTGGACTTGAGATATTCTATTATAGGCTACCCCACTCAACTAGTGAATAAATTAagttaagtattttatttattttttgttgagaCATTGTGCGATCATGTTGTTTCACCAAACCtacttattttaaaacaaCTATACATAAAAGAATGAATGGAGCAAAGGTTGAAATCTCAGTCTCAATAAATTAAACGCAATTGATACTTACggaaatatttggaatttagtgactaaaaatttgtcttatttatactctaaaattgttgaatcaaAGACAAAGTATTAGGTGGGTTTGACATACTCCCCCATCCGCGAATAAAAGtctcgtttttctattttagtccgtccgcgaataggggtcccggttcacttttaccataaatgataaagggTCCCACCTATCTAACtgatttcactcacatttcatttaaaattaatatatataattgggactcttattccactaatttttttcacccacttttcttaacatttcttaaaattcgtgccgccaaggaatgagactgctaatggcggacggggagtaattaataaccTTTGACAAATGAAGATtatacaatcaaaatttttatttctaattttaagtCAAAATGAATCTTAAAGACAGTAATTTCTTTctataatttgtaaataactGTAATCCCATTTGTGAATTTTGAGCAACAATTGCAGGTTTGGAAAAGGAAAGGATTTTCA
The nucleotide sequence above comes from Salvia hispanica cultivar TCC Black 2014 chromosome 5, UniMelb_Shisp_WGS_1.0, whole genome shotgun sequence. Encoded proteins:
- the LOC125187795 gene encoding NDR1/HIN1-like protein 6; this encodes MCGSCMKCIGCCCCLLFLLLLALALTASYYYALYVPQVPTYEVHSLDVRTFSMLPDLTLDTNIVATVRASNPNSDIGFIYGENGQVNVVFNETDVICMGRPPHFRQGNRNVTNIRVDMVGKGRVGPGLQAALQENQKSHRPVPLVVKVTMPIRVVVEGIPLREFKVYVNSSMLVDNLGPNKMMKIISSDVSYYFEL
- the LOC125188198 gene encoding uncharacterized protein LOC125188198, which gives rise to MVVALGPGKFYGVALPRPRLHTDAKLSDERVDPPPSVTDPLISWAREAHWSMGGLSVHRRRLQGRIEGSVERLRAQRDQISTRSPIPTKSGTKSAEIGASPSPPRAPAAIKRRRVVGLTDGDEEEVIAAVKRGLVRKLGDDFERVARESEIGSAERISSGEGKKKLVKGGAAASGIRRSPRLSKMR
- the LOC125186393 gene encoding mannan endo-1,4-beta-mannosidase 2-like — its product is MVVDGEETLILDLLFKNSILSFFLVLGVSVLMVKSKAFGGNGVLYPIVGFVSCVAFVYLSFGDLWMNIHVDTTKLSFVERNGTQFVVDGRPFYFNGWNSYWMMDHAADAFRRGKVREMLQTGARMGLTVCRTWAFNDGEYNALQITPGRFDERVFRALDYVIAESRRYGIRLMLCLVNNLQAYGGKTQYVKWAWEEGVGLSSSNDSFFYDPSIRRYFKHYVKTVLTRRNTLTGVEYRDDPTIFGWELINEPRCMTDKSGDTLQDWIEEMSTFIKEIDRNHLLTVGLEGFYGPKSPKRLTVNPEIWASDVGTDFIRNSKISTVDFASVHIYPDHWTHNPDFEYKLKFVAKWMISHIEDGDKELKKPVMFTEFGLSTENADFSPAQRERFYKVILDIMYKSAVRNKSGAGSLVWQFLVEGMEESNDDFGIIPWKRQSTYQLFTEQSCKLARVQGALSTQINYLRKLCSSL